A region of Vibrio tubiashii ATCC 19109 DNA encodes the following proteins:
- a CDS encoding methyl-accepting chemotaxis protein: MKLNSISIKQKVVAGITFAVLASTIIVGVMAQRQAREVLEHRLIDIELPSMLEQISSQIDNEVSQLLLAAKQLANNEFIKEAINTTNIAPEDEARLIKQLNNVRSQYDLNDASVANRDTAYYWNQNGFLRQLNQQQDGWFFGFTQSGNETSVSIFQEANGDVKMFTNYQVLNGMSMSGLSKSMDDMVGLLNGFKIEDTGFVFLSDAQGTVQIHRDSSKSKSTLAKLFGGESSTLLGKSSFNLISTDYEGQNVFVASTYVPSMDWFVVGVVPVDEVFADLNAVAKQMMFTTIIVAGLFIFMGIFLANSIARPIREIASRFADLGKGDGDLSQRIEIKGTDEIGQLSEGFNGFIEKIHDSMKEVASTSNALQSAADGVSSKANTTHDNSQIQRDQTIQVVTAINEMGATISEIASNAATAAETANQASDNTEVGQNVVNQAKDAISRLALDIENTGQVVEQLASTTQEIGSILDVIRDISEQTNLLALNAAIEAARAGEQGRGFAVVADEVRNLASRTADSTEEIQKMINQLQSDAKDAVTAMEAGKSVTSEGVSASDEAVEVLVNISERIHDISDRNTQVATATEEQSTVVHTINQNIEEINAINEVTTGTAEELAAASAELKELSARLDTMVGSFKL, encoded by the coding sequence ATGAAATTGAACTCAATTAGCATAAAACAGAAAGTGGTCGCAGGGATCACCTTCGCTGTTTTAGCATCGACCATTATTGTTGGAGTGATGGCTCAGCGCCAAGCTCGCGAAGTACTTGAGCACCGACTGATTGATATTGAGCTGCCTTCAATGCTCGAACAGATCAGTAGCCAGATTGATAACGAGGTTAGCCAACTATTACTGGCCGCTAAGCAACTTGCCAACAATGAGTTTATTAAAGAAGCGATAAACACCACAAATATCGCTCCTGAAGACGAAGCTCGTTTGATTAAGCAACTGAACAATGTGCGTTCCCAATATGACCTAAACGACGCGTCGGTCGCCAATAGAGATACTGCTTACTATTGGAACCAGAATGGATTCTTACGTCAGTTGAATCAACAGCAAGATGGTTGGTTCTTTGGCTTTACGCAATCAGGCAATGAGACTTCGGTCAGTATTTTCCAAGAGGCAAATGGTGATGTGAAAATGTTCACGAACTACCAAGTGTTAAATGGTATGTCGATGTCTGGTTTGTCTAAGTCTATGGACGACATGGTTGGACTCTTGAACGGCTTTAAGATTGAAGATACTGGATTTGTATTTCTATCTGACGCTCAAGGAACTGTGCAGATTCATCGTGACAGTAGTAAATCAAAATCGACGTTAGCAAAACTTTTTGGTGGTGAATCATCAACGCTATTGGGTAAATCAAGCTTTAACCTGATTAGTACCGACTATGAGGGGCAAAACGTGTTTGTTGCTAGTACCTATGTCCCTTCTATGGATTGGTTTGTGGTTGGCGTTGTCCCAGTCGATGAGGTCTTTGCTGATCTGAATGCTGTTGCAAAGCAAATGATGTTTACCACCATCATCGTTGCCGGTCTTTTCATCTTCATGGGTATCTTCCTCGCGAATAGCATTGCACGCCCTATCCGAGAGATCGCATCACGATTTGCAGACTTAGGTAAAGGTGATGGTGACTTGTCACAACGCATTGAAATAAAAGGCACAGATGAAATTGGTCAGCTTTCAGAAGGCTTTAATGGCTTTATTGAGAAAATTCATGATTCGATGAAAGAAGTCGCCTCGACAAGTAATGCCCTTCAATCTGCTGCGGATGGTGTATCGAGCAAAGCGAATACCACCCATGACAACAGTCAGATTCAGCGTGACCAAACTATCCAAGTAGTAACGGCTATCAACGAAATGGGTGCAACGATCAGTGAGATCGCGAGCAACGCTGCGACAGCTGCCGAGACAGCAAACCAAGCATCAGATAATACTGAAGTGGGTCAAAATGTCGTGAATCAAGCTAAAGATGCGATTAGCCGTCTTGCGCTTGATATCGAGAATACAGGCCAAGTTGTCGAGCAGTTAGCTTCAACAACTCAAGAGATTGGTTCTATCTTGGATGTTATTCGTGATATCTCAGAGCAAACTAACTTACTGGCACTGAATGCTGCGATTGAGGCTGCGCGAGCGGGTGAACAAGGCCGCGGATTTGCAGTGGTGGCGGATGAAGTTCGTAACCTAGCGAGCCGTACCGCAGACTCGACTGAAGAAATTCAGAAGATGATCAATCAATTGCAGAGTGATGCGAAAGATGCGGTAACCGCTATGGAAGCAGGTAAGAGTGTCACGAGCGAAGGTGTTTCAGCTTCAGATGAGGCGGTAGAGGTTCTGGTTAATATCTCAGAGCGTATTCACGACATCTCAGATCGTAATACTCAAGTTGCTACCGCGACGGAAGAACAGTCAACCGTGGTTCATACCATCAATCAGAATATTGAAGAGATCAATGCGATCAATGAAGTCACCACGGGTACAGCAGAAGAGCTAGCAGCAGCAAGTGCAGAGCTTAAAGAACTGTCTGCTCGTCTAGATACTATGGTAGGTAGCTTCAAGCTATAG
- a CDS encoding vWA domain-containing protein produces MANISFVWWWAFLLLPLPLLIYFLVPATKSTAPIQLPYLPASASNTVPNNRLPKLLTCLVWLTLVTAFARPVWYGEPVTTSPKHRDLMLVLDLSYSMSQKDMKDGQGDYIDRLSAVKHVVSEFAKQRKGDRLGVVLFADHAYLQTPLTLDRNTISEQVNSLVLRLIGDKTAIGEGIGLATKTFIDSDAPQRVMVLLSDGSNTSGVLDPIEAAQIAKKYNATIYTIGVGAGEMMVKEFFMTRKVNTAQDLDEKTLKEIANITGGQYFRARNAEELATIYDTINHLEPVTTATQTWRPQTEWFSLPLTIALLAFSLLLIIRRNHV; encoded by the coding sequence GTGGCTAATATTAGCTTCGTCTGGTGGTGGGCATTTTTGCTCTTGCCATTACCACTATTGATTTACTTTTTGGTGCCAGCGACGAAATCAACAGCACCAATCCAACTGCCCTATCTACCAGCGTCAGCAAGCAATACTGTCCCAAACAATCGCTTGCCTAAGCTGCTCACTTGTTTGGTATGGCTTACTCTTGTTACGGCATTCGCGCGACCTGTATGGTACGGTGAACCCGTTACGACATCGCCAAAGCACAGAGATCTTATGCTGGTACTTGATCTTTCATACTCTATGAGTCAAAAGGATATGAAAGATGGTCAAGGCGACTATATTGACCGCCTAAGCGCGGTTAAACATGTAGTGAGTGAGTTTGCCAAGCAGCGCAAGGGAGACCGACTTGGCGTGGTGCTCTTTGCTGACCATGCATACCTACAAACCCCTTTAACGCTTGACCGTAATACCATTTCTGAGCAGGTAAACTCGTTAGTATTAAGACTTATCGGCGACAAAACTGCGATTGGCGAAGGTATCGGATTAGCAACAAAAACGTTTATCGACAGCGATGCCCCGCAAAGAGTGATGGTTTTGCTCAGCGATGGTAGCAACACATCGGGTGTACTTGACCCCATTGAAGCCGCACAAATTGCTAAAAAATATAACGCGACTATCTACACCATAGGCGTTGGAGCTGGAGAGATGATGGTCAAAGAGTTCTTTATGACTCGTAAAGTAAACACGGCCCAAGACCTTGATGAGAAAACCCTCAAGGAAATTGCCAACATCACCGGAGGCCAATACTTCCGAGCTCGCAATGCAGAAGAGTTGGCAACCATCTACGACACGATAAACCACCTAGAACCAGTCACTACTGCAACTCAAACTTGGCGACCGCAAACGGAGTGGTTTAGTCTGCCCCTGACCATAGCCCTGTTGGCCTTTTCTCTACTACTCATCATCAGGAGGAATCATGTCTAG
- a CDS encoding LysR family transcriptional regulator, whose protein sequence is MDLASRLNLLLEISRTGSFAKAAEKLNVDRSVLSKQIKQLEDHLGVKLINRTTRSMSLTSVGKRVVEQAEKVSQALEETVDITHSYHSEPSGHLRVSSSVLFGRAYLQKVVECFLQRFPKATVELLLSDELVDVVSEGFDLVFRIGPMRDSSMIARHLTENKSAIIASKEFVEKYGMPETPEELAELPGVIYANKHFVVDKLQFVDRESGQTSVYPIKYSYRVNEADLILASVKASIGYAQIAQFMLAEDMEEQGIVQLLPDYTLASFGDIHAIYTHRKQSILATSFIEITREVIGTPPVWERNFKS, encoded by the coding sequence ATGGATTTAGCGAGTAGATTGAACCTTCTTTTGGAAATATCGAGAACAGGCTCATTCGCTAAAGCAGCCGAAAAACTCAATGTTGATCGCTCGGTATTGTCAAAGCAAATCAAGCAGCTTGAAGATCACTTAGGTGTAAAACTGATAAACCGCACTACACGTTCGATGTCACTGACAAGTGTGGGTAAAAGGGTGGTCGAGCAAGCGGAAAAAGTCAGCCAAGCTTTAGAAGAAACCGTAGACATAACCCATTCATATCACAGTGAACCATCTGGGCATTTGCGGGTTTCAAGCTCCGTTTTGTTTGGTCGAGCCTATTTGCAAAAAGTTGTCGAGTGTTTTTTACAACGATTCCCGAAAGCAACCGTTGAGTTACTGCTTAGTGATGAGCTGGTGGATGTGGTCAGCGAAGGATTCGATCTTGTTTTTCGAATTGGCCCAATGAGAGACTCTTCGATGATTGCGCGCCATCTCACCGAGAACAAGTCCGCAATCATTGCATCTAAAGAGTTTGTTGAAAAATACGGGATGCCTGAAACGCCTGAAGAGCTCGCTGAGTTGCCTGGTGTGATTTATGCGAACAAACACTTTGTTGTCGATAAACTGCAGTTTGTCGATCGTGAGTCGGGACAAACGTCTGTTTATCCGATCAAGTATAGTTATCGGGTCAATGAGGCGGATTTGATACTTGCCAGTGTGAAAGCATCAATAGGATATGCTCAAATCGCTCAATTTATGCTGGCTGAAGACATGGAAGAGCAAGGTATCGTTCAACTGCTACCCGATTATACCTTGGCGTCATTTGGTGATATTCACGCAATTTATACGCATAGGAAACAGTCAATATTGGCGACATCATTTATTGAAATTACGCGAGAGGTGATTGGGACACCACCTGTATGGGAGCGTAATTTTAAATCTTGA
- a CDS encoding nuclear transport factor 2 family protein — MLKAMTTTILLLLSTTAYAQSTDKITIDLQKLQKPNWTAQERANAELITDFVQNLMNNHNFDYVLEHYNDSAYVQHNRNLPDKVTGLVGFLQEFVEEYPDYTYDVKHIYVDGDYVIFHSHATLDKEDRGNDQKGMNIIDKWRVEDGRIVEHWDSIQALDFSMRVYSLISGGDIQNSNGVF; from the coding sequence ATGTTAAAGGCAATGACAACAACGATTCTTTTGCTATTAAGTACAACCGCTTACGCACAATCAACAGATAAGATAACGATCGATTTACAAAAACTGCAAAAGCCAAACTGGACAGCACAAGAGCGCGCAAATGCTGAGCTGATTACTGATTTTGTGCAAAATTTAATGAACAACCATAATTTTGATTATGTTCTTGAACATTACAACGATAGCGCTTACGTACAACACAATCGCAACCTACCTGACAAAGTGACTGGGTTGGTGGGTTTCTTACAAGAGTTTGTAGAAGAGTATCCAGACTATACGTATGACGTTAAGCACATCTATGTCGATGGCGATTATGTCATCTTCCATTCGCATGCCACACTTGACAAAGAAGATCGAGGTAACGACCAGAAAGGAATGAACATCATTGATAAATGGCGTGTTGAAGATGGTCGAATTGTAGAGCACTGGGACTCCATTCAAGCTCTGGATTTTTCAATGAGAGTGTACTCATTAATTAGTGGTGGGGATATCCAAAACTCAAATGGTGTTTTTTAA
- a CDS encoding DUF4381 domain-containing protein: MSSETQTSLLPLNPMHLPEPPAWLPLAWGWWALIGGMLTLTLATWLIIRWNKKRLAPKKTALRLLAQDQKPSEAIELVRQAALCYFPREEIAQLTGKDWYLFLDSQLATPRFSDNYEAWQQALYSKQPIANSAELILDCSEWVSQALPPKKRRGHSRG; the protein is encoded by the coding sequence ATGAGCTCTGAGACTCAAACATCACTTTTACCTTTAAACCCTATGCATTTACCGGAGCCACCAGCGTGGTTACCACTCGCTTGGGGATGGTGGGCTCTGATTGGTGGCATGCTAACGCTAACCTTAGCAACTTGGTTGATAATTAGATGGAACAAAAAACGCCTAGCGCCTAAGAAGACTGCCTTACGTCTGCTCGCTCAAGATCAAAAACCATCTGAAGCAATTGAGTTGGTTAGACAAGCCGCACTGTGTTACTTCCCTCGAGAAGAGATTGCCCAGTTAACTGGGAAAGATTGGTATCTGTTTCTCGACAGCCAATTGGCCACTCCGCGTTTCAGCGACAACTATGAAGCCTGGCAGCAAGCATTGTATAGCAAGCAACCTATTGCAAATTCTGCAGAGTTGATACTGGATTGCAGTGAATGGGTAAGCCAAGCATTACCACCGAAGAAAAGAAGGGGTCACTCACGTGGCTAA
- a CDS encoding DUF1826 domain-containing protein: MDAVIAKPTLRKTTEFETPCVSLGKQAAVLSDIYQDRVNIAVWQRRFDQGFANAVSQYMTANPTISKSLTVSPANAFEVLDYATNGEAPKALLEDMAQLVDMFCYLFELDEVGLRFATLGGAMCPRFHVDQVPCRLVTTYHGAATEWLANPSLDRSKLGRGSNGLSDSLSGLYQHESDVQQLHRGDVALLKGGRWEGNEETGLVHRSPTIDADKPRFIMTLDFG; encoded by the coding sequence ATGGATGCGGTTATAGCTAAGCCTACCTTAAGAAAAACAACGGAATTTGAGACTCCATGCGTTAGCTTGGGCAAGCAAGCCGCTGTACTGAGTGATATCTACCAAGACAGAGTCAATATAGCCGTCTGGCAACGACGTTTCGACCAAGGCTTTGCCAACGCCGTCAGCCAATATATGACCGCGAATCCAACCATTAGTAAATCTTTGACTGTTTCCCCTGCAAATGCATTTGAGGTTCTTGACTACGCGACTAATGGTGAAGCGCCAAAAGCCCTTCTGGAAGATATGGCTCAGCTTGTTGATATGTTCTGCTACCTGTTTGAGTTGGATGAAGTAGGATTGCGATTTGCCACATTAGGCGGAGCCATGTGTCCGCGATTCCATGTAGACCAGGTCCCTTGTCGCCTTGTGACCACCTATCATGGTGCAGCAACTGAGTGGCTAGCTAACCCGAGTTTAGATCGTTCAAAGCTGGGCCGTGGTAGTAATGGCCTATCAGATTCTCTTTCCGGTCTGTATCAACACGAATCCGATGTTCAACAACTGCATCGCGGCGACGTCGCTTTACTTAAAGGCGGTCGCTGGGAAGGCAATGAAGAGACAGGGTTAGTCCACCGCTCTCCTACCATTGATGCAGACAAGCCTCGATTTATAATGACACTCGACTTTGGTTAA
- a CDS encoding winged helix-turn-helix transcriptional regulator — MSLKAKPERRIFYNNEECAVRNVVSQIGDKWSLLILFSLVDGEDRFNSLKSRIEGISQRMLTQTLRDLEREGYVNRTVYPEVPVKVEYSLTSMGRELVKPLYQLVSWADDHRQEIESARKAYDARN, encoded by the coding sequence ATGTCACTTAAAGCTAAGCCAGAAAGAAGAATTTTCTACAACAATGAGGAGTGTGCTGTTCGTAACGTGGTGTCGCAAATTGGTGACAAATGGTCACTACTCATCCTATTTTCCCTAGTAGATGGAGAAGATAGGTTCAACTCATTGAAATCACGGATTGAGGGCATATCCCAAAGGATGCTAACTCAAACGTTAAGAGATTTAGAACGCGAGGGTTACGTGAATAGAACGGTCTATCCTGAAGTTCCGGTAAAAGTAGAATATAGCTTAACAAGTATGGGGCGAGAGCTAGTTAAGCCACTGTATCAGTTAGTTTCTTGGGCCGATGACCACAGACAAGAGATCGAAAGCGCCCGCAAAGCTTATGATGCGAGAAACTAA
- a CDS encoding DUF58 domain-containing protein — translation MQNALPPYSDGVDLTLDELLYYKQQCVKWLPPAKSLWSQMLGQHQSRQLGRGMDFSEVRQYQAGDDIRAIDWRVTARTGKPHTKLFSEEREKPIMLYLDLSASMLFGSTLMLKSVQMAHMASLIAWLSVAQQDRIGAVIDTGHQLIELKPTSRNKGALALTQSLVNLHQQRLSVKKESDYDVSHALQSLARVCPKGSEIILLSDFSRFTQTHESKLSRLSQHNRVRMIQIYDPLERGQTAYRGTEQVSNKQQTRWLDFSSNKTRLGIEQAFEQQQTQLQHMALRMGISFSSLSSDAALTQQLHGF, via the coding sequence ATGCAAAATGCTTTGCCTCCCTATAGCGATGGCGTAGACCTAACACTGGATGAGTTGCTTTACTACAAGCAGCAATGTGTTAAATGGCTCCCACCTGCCAAGAGTTTATGGTCACAGATGCTTGGTCAACACCAAAGCAGACAGCTAGGCCGCGGTATGGATTTTAGCGAGGTGCGTCAATATCAAGCAGGCGACGATATTCGTGCTATCGATTGGCGCGTCACTGCTCGTACCGGAAAGCCGCATACTAAGCTGTTTTCTGAAGAGCGTGAAAAGCCAATCATGCTCTATCTCGACTTATCCGCCTCTATGTTATTTGGTTCTACCTTAATGCTGAAGTCTGTGCAGATGGCTCATATGGCAAGTTTGATCGCTTGGCTTAGTGTCGCTCAGCAAGACAGGATTGGCGCGGTGATCGATACGGGGCACCAACTCATTGAGCTCAAACCAACGTCGCGAAATAAAGGGGCGCTGGCTTTAACTCAGTCTCTGGTGAATTTGCATCAACAACGGTTATCTGTAAAAAAAGAGTCAGATTATGATGTGAGTCATGCCTTGCAATCGCTCGCGCGTGTTTGCCCTAAAGGTAGCGAGATCATACTCTTGAGCGATTTTTCTCGATTCACCCAAACTCATGAGTCCAAACTTAGCCGCCTAAGCCAGCACAATCGCGTTCGAATGATTCAGATTTATGACCCGCTAGAACGAGGGCAAACCGCTTATCGTGGCACTGAGCAAGTCTCCAATAAGCAACAAACTCGCTGGCTTGATTTTTCTTCTAACAAGACACGCCTCGGCATAGAACAGGCGTTCGAACAGCAGCAGACTCAACTACAACACATGGCCCTAAGGATGGGCATCAGTTTCTCTTCGCTCTCTAGCGATGCTGCTTTGACTCAACAATTACATGGATTTTAA
- a CDS encoding DUF1852 domain-containing protein yields the protein MSKEFTFSIKSLSLDENYSPSDSTRITTNFANLARGESRQQNLRNALNMIDNNFNALAHWDNPNGDRYSVELEIVSVDMDIEAGAESFPSIEVLKTYIVDHKTNERIEGIVGNNFSSYVRDYDFSVLLLDHNKDKPQFTIPEGFGDLHGKLFKHFVNSSTYKQNFKKRPVICLSVSDNKTYHRTENQHPVLGYEYEPNESSLTEQYFQKMGLQVRYFMPPNSVAPFAFYFFGDLLNDYTNLELISTISTMETFQKIYRPEIYNANAVAGKSYQPSLKNSDHSVTQIVYDREERSRLAIEQGKFAQEHFIKPYQTVLEQWSASYA from the coding sequence ATGAGCAAAGAATTCACATTTAGCATCAAGAGCCTCAGCCTTGATGAGAACTACAGCCCGTCGGACAGCACACGTATTACTACTAACTTCGCTAACTTAGCGAGAGGTGAGAGTCGTCAACAGAACCTGCGTAATGCGCTTAATATGATTGATAATAATTTCAATGCCCTCGCGCATTGGGATAACCCTAATGGCGACCGCTACTCCGTTGAGCTTGAAATCGTTTCGGTAGATATGGATATAGAAGCTGGCGCTGAAAGCTTTCCTTCGATTGAAGTTTTAAAGACGTACATTGTCGATCATAAAACGAATGAGCGTATTGAAGGCATTGTCGGTAACAACTTTTCTTCTTATGTTCGTGATTACGACTTTAGCGTTTTGCTCCTTGATCACAACAAAGATAAGCCTCAATTCACCATCCCAGAAGGTTTTGGTGATCTGCATGGCAAACTATTCAAGCATTTTGTTAATTCATCAACCTACAAGCAGAACTTCAAAAAACGCCCAGTTATCTGTTTAAGCGTATCGGATAACAAGACTTATCATCGCACTGAAAACCAACACCCAGTGCTAGGTTATGAATATGAGCCAAATGAGTCTTCACTGACAGAACAGTACTTCCAGAAAATGGGTCTACAAGTTCGTTACTTCATGCCGCCAAACAGTGTTGCTCCTTTTGCGTTCTACTTCTTTGGTGATCTGCTCAACGATTACACCAATTTAGAATTGATCAGCACGATCAGCACAATGGAAACGTTCCAAAAGATCTATCGTCCAGAGATCTACAACGCGAATGCTGTTGCGGGTAAATCGTACCAACCAAGCTTGAAAAACAGCGATCACTCTGTAACACAAATTGTGTATGACCGCGAAGAACGTAGTCGATTGGCAATAGAGCAAGGTAAATTTGCTCAAGAGCATTTCATCAAGCCATACCAAACTGTGCTAGAGCAATGGTCTGCTAGCTACGCTTAA
- a CDS encoding AAA family ATPase, which translates to MNSHALQQLREYLNSQIIGQSELVNQLLVALLADGHILVEGPPGLAKTRAVKSLADCIEGDFHRIQFTPDLLPADLTGTDIFRPETGEFTFQSGPIFNSLVLADEINRAPAKVQAAMLEAMAEKQITAGRNTYKLPELFLVMATQNPIEQEGTYPLPEAQLDRFLIHLDVSYPDAESELEILRLNRGEAKGDLGITPPTLSQADIFAARQSVLDIHMAESIEQYIIRLVMATRNPSQYDDSLNQWLEMGVSPRATIALDRCARAHAWLNGRDFVSPEDVQAMAFPVLRHRLLLSYQAQAEGIHPNQVINKLLSLVGSA; encoded by the coding sequence ATGAATTCACACGCTCTACAACAATTGCGCGAATACCTAAATAGCCAAATCATTGGTCAGAGCGAACTGGTGAACCAACTGCTTGTTGCATTGCTCGCTGACGGTCATATTTTAGTCGAAGGTCCTCCTGGATTAGCAAAAACGCGCGCGGTTAAATCCTTAGCAGATTGCATCGAAGGCGATTTCCATCGAATCCAGTTTACACCCGACCTACTTCCAGCAGATCTGACCGGAACCGACATCTTTCGCCCAGAAACTGGCGAGTTTACCTTTCAATCCGGGCCTATTTTTAACTCATTGGTCTTAGCTGATGAGATCAACCGTGCTCCTGCAAAAGTTCAAGCGGCCATGCTTGAAGCAATGGCTGAGAAACAAATTACAGCCGGTCGCAATACCTACAAACTTCCAGAGCTGTTTTTGGTTATGGCGACACAAAACCCAATAGAGCAAGAAGGTACTTACCCTCTACCAGAAGCTCAATTAGACAGATTCTTAATCCACCTAGATGTAAGCTACCCTGACGCCGAGAGTGAGTTAGAGATTCTGCGCCTGAATAGAGGTGAAGCGAAAGGCGATTTGGGCATTACACCTCCAACCCTTTCTCAAGCCGACATCTTTGCAGCCCGCCAATCGGTGCTAGACATTCATATGGCAGAATCGATCGAGCAATATATCATTCGTTTGGTTATGGCAACCCGAAACCCGAGCCAGTACGATGATTCATTGAATCAGTGGCTTGAGATGGGAGTCAGCCCACGCGCAACGATTGCTCTCGACCGCTGCGCTCGCGCTCACGCTTGGTTAAACGGTCGAGACTTTGTCTCACCTGAAGATGTACAAGCTATGGCGTTTCCCGTTTTGCGTCATAGGCTGTTACTCAGCTATCAAGCGCAAGCGGAAGGTATTCACCCGAATCAAGTCATCAATAAGTTACTCTCGCTCGTTGGTAGTGCTTAG
- a CDS encoding crotonase/enoyl-CoA hydratase family protein, with the protein MSDQPRVTCDIDNNKIATVSLNRSDKMNAIDMEMFNAVKRTIKQLKSNRDIRAVIVKANGNDFCSGLDVKSLMHDKKGAIKLLFKWWPTRANNAQYFSVGWRDIPCPVIFALHGRCWGGGLQLASGGDFRIAHPKTKFSILEGKWGLIPDMGGALAFRELMRQDHTLELAMTAKEIDVNTAQQYGLVTKISDQPYDEAYKLALECANRSPDAIAATKKLYHKTWWSSPGWALCLETWYQIKVMIGKNRVIAAKREMQSQQESQTKTDFAPRQF; encoded by the coding sequence ATGTCAGACCAACCGAGAGTTACCTGCGACATAGATAACAATAAGATTGCCACTGTTTCACTTAACCGTAGCGATAAAATGAATGCGATTGATATGGAGATGTTTAACGCTGTAAAGCGCACCATTAAACAGCTCAAAAGCAATAGAGACATTAGGGCGGTCATTGTAAAAGCCAATGGTAACGATTTTTGCTCAGGGCTTGACGTTAAATCATTGATGCACGATAAAAAAGGCGCTATCAAACTGTTGTTTAAGTGGTGGCCAACCCGTGCAAATAATGCTCAGTATTTCTCTGTCGGTTGGCGCGACATCCCCTGCCCCGTCATCTTTGCTCTCCACGGTCGCTGTTGGGGTGGCGGCTTACAGTTAGCTAGCGGTGGAGATTTTAGAATTGCCCACCCAAAGACAAAGTTTTCGATTCTCGAAGGAAAATGGGGACTAATTCCCGATATGGGTGGTGCACTAGCATTTCGTGAGTTGATGCGCCAAGACCACACTTTAGAATTGGCGATGACAGCAAAAGAAATTGATGTGAACACGGCACAACAGTATGGTCTGGTCACGAAAATCTCAGATCAGCCTTATGATGAGGCCTATAAGCTTGCATTAGAATGTGCTAACCGCTCTCCGGATGCTATCGCAGCGACGAAGAAACTCTATCACAAGACCTGGTGGTCAAGCCCTGGTTGGGCGCTGTGCCTTGAAACCTGGTATCAAATTAAAGTGATGATTGGTAAAAACCGCGTTATTGCCGCTAAAAGAGAGATGCAATCCCAGCAAGAATCTCAAACTAAAACCGATTTCGCTCCGCGCCAATTTTAG